A window of the Streptomyces finlayi genome harbors these coding sequences:
- the pgsA gene encoding phosphatidylinositol phosphate synthase, with translation MLNKYARAFFTRVLTPFAALLLRLGVSPDAVTLVGTAGVMAGALVFFPMGEFFWGTIVITIFVFSDLVDGNMARQAGISSRWGAFLDSTLDRVADGAVFGGFALWYAGGGDDNVLCAVAIFCLASGQVVSYTKARGESIGLPVAVNGLVERAERLVISLVAAGLAGLHAFGVPGIDILLPIALWIVAVGSLVTLIQRVVTVRRESAEADAAAAATEQGSGAGQ, from the coding sequence ATGCTGAACAAGTACGCGCGTGCATTTTTTACGCGTGTCCTCACACCGTTCGCCGCTCTGCTGCTCCGCCTAGGGGTCAGCCCCGACGCGGTCACGCTCGTCGGTACGGCCGGAGTGATGGCAGGAGCGCTGGTCTTCTTCCCGATGGGGGAGTTCTTCTGGGGCACGATCGTCATCACGATCTTCGTCTTCTCGGACCTCGTCGACGGCAACATGGCCCGGCAGGCGGGGATCTCCAGCCGGTGGGGCGCGTTCCTCGACTCGACGCTCGACCGCGTCGCTGACGGGGCGGTCTTCGGCGGGTTCGCGCTCTGGTACGCGGGCGGCGGCGACGACAACGTGCTGTGCGCCGTGGCGATCTTCTGCCTGGCGAGCGGCCAGGTGGTCTCGTACACGAAGGCACGTGGAGAGTCGATCGGCCTGCCGGTCGCCGTCAACGGTCTGGTGGAGCGCGCCGAGCGCCTGGTGATCTCGCTGGTCGCGGCCGGGCTCGCCGGTCTGCACGCCTTCGGCGTCCCCGGGATCGACATCCTGCTGCCGATCGCGCTGTGGATCGTCGCCGTGGGCAGCCTGGTGACGCTGATCCAGCGTGTGGTGACCGTGCGCCGGGAGTCCGCGGAGGCCGACGCGGCCGCCGCGGCGACGGAGCAGGGGAGCGGGGCCGGTCAGTGA
- a CDS encoding elongation factor G-like protein EF-G2, with protein sequence MGDRTHTHPGAAGRAATADRPTSLRNVVLVGHSGAGKTTLVEALAQTAGAVNRAGRVEDGGTISDYDEIEHRRQRSVQLSLVPVDWNGYRINLLDTPGYADFVGELRAGLRAADAALFVVSAAQEADAVEGTTRAVWDECAAVGMPRAIVVTHLDTARTSFDGMTRVCAGLFGGDDPDAVVPLYLPVHGPQAPDGHAPLTGLTGLLAQRICDYSSGVRQELPPADGERESLGEARNRLIEGIIAESEDETLMDHYLGGGDIDIKTLVDDLERAVARGVFHPVLTAAPAADGARQGVGTVELLNLVTGGFPAPPERTLPAVTTPRGASRPAPVCDPQGPLLAEVVKTATDPYVGRMSLVRVFSGTLHPDDSVHVRGHGLTGPGHEERPSHEAEVRVGALTSPFGKQQRPVTRCIAGDIVCVARLGAAETGDTLSAKEAPLLMEPWKMPDPLLPVAVRAHGKADEDKLSQGLSRLVAEDPTMRLEQNQDTHQVVLWCMGEAHLDVALERLRSHYGVQVDVVPHRVPLRETFATRCTGRGRHVKQSGGHGQYAICEIEVEPLPPGAGIEFVDKVVGGAVPRQFIPSVEKGVRAQAARGVASGHPLVDVRITLLDGKAHSVDSSDAAFQTAAAQALREAAADTRIQLLEPVYEVGVLIPDDYVGAVMSDLSGRRGRVVGTEQAPGGRTVVRAEVPELEIGRYAVDLRSLAHGTGRFDRAYARHEAMPPQLAERVRAEGEGVPG encoded by the coding sequence ATGGGCGACAGGACACACACCCACCCCGGGGCCGCGGGCAGGGCGGCGACGGCCGACCGGCCCACGTCCCTGCGCAATGTGGTGCTGGTCGGCCACAGCGGAGCCGGCAAGACCACCCTGGTCGAAGCACTGGCGCAGACGGCGGGAGCCGTCAACCGGGCCGGCCGGGTCGAGGACGGCGGGACCATCTCCGACTACGACGAGATCGAGCACCGGAGGCAACGTTCCGTACAGCTCTCCTTGGTCCCCGTCGATTGGAACGGCTACAGGATAAATCTGCTGGACACCCCCGGCTACGCGGACTTCGTCGGGGAACTCAGGGCCGGTCTGCGCGCGGCGGACGCGGCCCTCTTCGTCGTCTCCGCCGCCCAGGAGGCGGACGCCGTCGAGGGCACGACCCGGGCCGTGTGGGACGAGTGCGCGGCCGTCGGGATGCCCCGGGCCATCGTCGTCACCCACCTCGACACCGCCCGTACCTCCTTCGACGGCATGACGCGGGTCTGTGCGGGGCTCTTCGGCGGCGACGACCCCGACGCCGTGGTCCCGCTGTATCTGCCCGTACACGGCCCCCAGGCCCCGGACGGGCACGCGCCCCTCACCGGGCTCACCGGACTGCTCGCGCAGCGGATCTGCGACTACTCCTCCGGCGTGCGGCAGGAGCTGCCACCGGCCGACGGCGAACGGGAATCGCTCGGTGAGGCCCGCAACCGCCTCATCGAGGGAATCATCGCCGAGAGCGAGGACGAGACCTTGATGGACCACTACCTGGGCGGCGGTGACATCGACATCAAGACGCTTGTCGACGACCTGGAGCGTGCCGTCGCACGCGGTGTCTTCCACCCCGTCCTCACCGCGGCACCCGCCGCCGACGGCGCCCGCCAGGGCGTCGGAACCGTCGAGCTCCTGAACCTCGTCACCGGCGGCTTCCCCGCCCCGCCTGAGCGCACACTCCCCGCCGTCACCACCCCGCGGGGCGCGTCGCGCCCCGCCCCCGTCTGCGACCCGCAGGGCCCCCTCCTCGCGGAGGTCGTCAAGACGGCAACCGATCCGTACGTCGGCCGGATGTCCCTCGTACGCGTCTTCTCCGGCACCCTGCACCCCGACGACAGCGTCCACGTCCGCGGCCACGGCCTCACCGGTCCGGGACACGAGGAGCGCCCCTCCCACGAGGCCGAGGTCCGGGTGGGTGCGCTCACCTCGCCCTTCGGGAAGCAGCAGAGGCCCGTCACCCGGTGCATCGCGGGAGACATCGTCTGCGTCGCCAGGCTCGGCGCCGCCGAGACCGGGGACACCCTGTCCGCCAAGGAAGCTCCCCTGCTGATGGAACCGTGGAAGATGCCCGACCCACTGCTGCCGGTCGCCGTCCGCGCCCACGGCAAGGCGGACGAGGACAAGCTCTCGCAGGGCCTGTCGCGGCTGGTGGCGGAGGATCCGACCATGCGCCTCGAACAGAACCAGGACACCCACCAGGTCGTCCTGTGGTGCATGGGCGAAGCGCACCTGGACGTCGCCCTGGAACGGCTGCGCAGCCACTACGGCGTCCAGGTCGACGTGGTCCCCCACCGCGTGCCCCTGCGCGAGACGTTCGCCACCCGGTGCACCGGACGGGGCCGGCACGTCAAACAGTCCGGTGGTCACGGCCAGTACGCCATCTGCGAGATCGAGGTGGAGCCGCTGCCGCCCGGGGCGGGCATCGAGTTCGTCGACAAGGTCGTCGGCGGAGCCGTGCCACGCCAGTTCATCCCGTCCGTCGAGAAAGGCGTACGCGCCCAGGCCGCCCGGGGAGTCGCCTCGGGCCACCCCCTCGTCGACGTGCGCATCACCCTGCTCGACGGAAAGGCGCACTCGGTGGACTCCTCCGACGCGGCCTTCCAGACGGCGGCGGCGCAGGCCCTGCGCGAGGCGGCGGCGGACACCCGTATCCAGCTGCTCGAACCGGTGTACGAGGTCGGCGTCCTGATCCCCGACGACTACGTGGGAGCCGTCATGAGCGACCTGTCGGGACGGCGCGGCAGAGTCGTGGGAACGGAGCAGGCACCCGGCGGGCGGACCGTCGTACGGGCCGAGGTGCCCGAGCTGGAGATCGGCCGGTACGCCGTCGACCTGCGGTCCCTCGCACACGGCACCGGCCGCTTCGACCGCGCCTACGCCCGGCACGAAGCGATGCCGCCCCAGCTCGCCGAACGCGTACGGGCCGAAGGTGAAGGGGTACCCGGCTGA
- a CDS encoding HIT family protein — translation MLTGMTSEPEQQIGVGTPDAFQRLWTPHRMAYIQGENKPSGPGADDGCPFCVIPAKSDEDGLVVARGERVYAVLNLYPYTGGHLMVVPYRHVADYTDLDAAETAELADFTKRAMVALRVASGAHGFNIGMNQGSVAGAGIAAHLHQHLVPRWGGDTNFMPVVGHTKVLPQLLGDTRAMLAGAWPAALPAV, via the coding sequence ATGCTGACCGGCATGACGAGTGAGCCGGAGCAGCAGATCGGAGTGGGAACGCCCGACGCGTTCCAGCGCCTGTGGACGCCCCACCGGATGGCCTACATCCAGGGCGAGAACAAGCCCAGTGGTCCGGGGGCCGACGACGGGTGTCCGTTCTGCGTGATCCCCGCCAAGTCGGACGAGGACGGGCTGGTCGTGGCGCGCGGTGAGCGTGTCTACGCCGTGCTGAACCTCTATCCCTACACCGGTGGCCACCTCATGGTCGTCCCGTACCGGCATGTCGCCGACTACACGGACCTCGATGCCGCGGAGACCGCTGAGCTGGCCGACTTCACCAAGCGGGCCATGGTCGCGCTGCGGGTGGCCTCGGGGGCGCACGGCTTCAACATCGGTATGAACCAGGGTTCGGTGGCCGGCGCGGGCATCGCCGCCCACCTCCATCAGCATCTGGTGCCGCGCTGGGGCGGGGACACCAACTTCATGCCGGTCGTCGGTCATACGAAGGTGCTGCCGCAGCTGCTCGGGGACACCCGGGCGATGCTCGCGGGCGCCTGGCCGGCCGCGCTGCCCGCTGTCTGA
- a CDS encoding potassium channel family protein, whose translation MNDRATDSPPGRLASWEKRTEFPLFMAALLFLAGYAVRVLASPGTEPWRGVALALVCVTWLLFLVDYAARLRLSGLGLRFVHAHWLDTVVLVLPLLRPLRVVRIYNAVRYRRDQPRLDLYARVMAYAGLSSLLIGFAGALAVYQQEHGAAGATIRTFGDAAWWVCATLTTVGYGDVSPVTPGGRAVAVLLMVCGLALLGAVTGSFSSWLLQVFSREDDKRPPERG comes from the coding sequence ATGAACGACCGTGCCACCGACTCCCCACCCGGCAGACTGGCGTCCTGGGAGAAACGCACCGAATTTCCTCTCTTCATGGCCGCGCTGCTCTTCCTCGCCGGATACGCGGTCCGCGTGCTCGCGTCCCCCGGCACCGAGCCCTGGCGCGGTGTCGCCCTCGCGCTGGTCTGCGTCACCTGGCTGCTCTTCCTCGTCGACTACGCGGCACGGCTCCGGCTGAGCGGCCTGGGCCTCCGGTTCGTCCACGCCCACTGGCTGGACACGGTGGTGCTCGTGCTCCCGCTCCTGCGCCCCCTCCGGGTGGTCCGGATCTACAACGCGGTCCGGTACCGGCGGGACCAACCGAGGCTGGACCTGTACGCCCGGGTGATGGCGTACGCCGGCCTCTCGTCGCTGCTGATCGGATTCGCCGGCGCCCTGGCCGTCTACCAACAGGAGCACGGTGCGGCGGGCGCCACGATCCGTACCTTCGGCGACGCGGCCTGGTGGGTGTGCGCGACGCTCACGACGGTGGGGTACGGGGACGTCTCCCCGGTCACCCCGGGCGGACGGGCGGTCGCGGTCCTGCTGATGGTCTGTGGTCTCGCGCTGCTGGGGGCGGTGACGGGGTCGTTCTCCTCCTGGCTGCTGCAGGTGTTCAGCCGGGAGGACGACAAGAGGCCCCCGGAGCGCGGTTAG